In Gammaproteobacteria bacterium, the sequence GACGTGGCGCAGCTCACGGGCATGGGGCCGAGGATCCGTCAAGATCTCGACGATCTCGTCGATGGGCCTCTCCAGGATCACGGCCCACTCCTCGAGCAGTCCCCGGGCAGCCGGATGCCGCTCCATCATGCGAGCGAGATTACGCCGAGCCCGGACCAGCACCTCGTCGGGTACCTCCCGCAGCTTGCGGGCGATCGCCCGATGCAACGCCAGACTTCGACGTTCCTCCCTCGTCAACGGCGGAACGAACGAAACCGCCACTTCCCGGCCGGCAGCTTGCGCGAGCCGCTTCAGGGTCCGCAACGTCGGGCTCTTCCGATCCGACTCGTATGCGGCGATCGTCGGCTGCGACGTACCTGCCCGTTCAGCCAACTCAGCCTGAGTCAATTCAGCGGATTCGCGGAGATCTCTCACTATCGACACACTCGTAGTATATCTTATCGGATATGCCGTGACAAGACCCCGTGGCGAGGGATTCCAGTGAGCAGGTCTGGGGAGTCTCAACGAGCGTGGTCACCTCCGCCCGTCATGCATTTGCTCTCGTTAGAAGATCCGTTAAATGAACGATGGGCCGGCGCGAGAAAACCCTCAGGAATGTAGGTGTCCCAAGGGTTTCCTTCGTAGCGGGGGCGGGATTTGAACCCGCGACCTTCGGGTTATGAGTTGCTTTCCGGGGTTACTGGTTGGTTCTCGTTGTTGCTCAATAGTGCCTGCTACCTGGGGTTTCGCGGAATCGGCATGATGGCTGATGCCTGTGGATAACCCCTCATGCCGCCCCATCCGTTAGAAGATCCGTTAGAAGTCGAGGGGCGATCGTACGCTCCGAGTCCATGTTCGACGGCGACCAGTATCACCACCCCCGGAGGCGGTGAAGAGCGCAGCAATACTTCGGAACCCGCTTAATACTTCAAATAAGTTGAAGTTTTGTGCGATAATGAAGCGCCGACCTTCAACAAGGGCTACCGAGATGTCGATCGACCGCCGCGATCTCCAGCGCAAACTCCGTCGTCTGGCCGCTACCCAAAGCGGCTACTTCACCGCTGCGCAGGCGCTCGACCTCGGATACTCCTATCCGGCCCAGACCTATCACACCCAGCACGGCAACTGGCAGCGCGTCGCCCGGGGCATCTACCGCCTCCCCGAATGGCCCGTAGGTGACCACGACGACCTCGTTAGATGGACGCTGTGGAGCCGAGAGCTCGGGGTGGCCTCCTACGACACCGCTATCTCGATCCACGACCTCGCAGACGTGAACCCGAGACGGGTGCACCTCACCGTGCCACCAGGCTTTCGCGCCAAGGCAAAGGGTGTCGTCCTCCATCACGAAGAGCTAGCCGACGGCGACGTATGGGATCGCGAGGGATATCGGATTACCACTCCGTTCCGAACTGCTGTTGATTCGGCAGCAGGCGAACTCAGCCTTGAACAGCTCACCGAGGTGGTGAAAAACGTCTGCGAGCGAGCCCCTCACACCGCCCCGCAGCAACTGAGACGGGAGGCCGAACGCCGAGGACACCGGGAGGCACTTCGGATGGAAAGGGCTCTTCGCGGGGCTGGTGCGCTGTGACCTACGAGTCTGTGGCCGCCTTCCGTCAGGCCCTCGAGCAACGCCTCCTCAATCAGGCGCGAGACACGGACACGGACCTCAATCGCCTACGTCGTCGCGTGGTGTTCGAACGCATCCTGTACCGCCTGACCACGAGCCAGCCGGGAATGTGGGTGGTCAAGGGTGGCATGGCGGTCGAGCTACGCATCGGCGACTCGGCCCGCATGACCAGGGACCTCGACCTCAACCTTCGCACCGACTCGGAAGGGGCAACCGAGGCCCATCAACGCCTCAGCGCTGCTGTGTCGACCGATCCGACGGGTGACGGCTTCCTGTTCGAGGTGTCGGAGCCCAACCCCCTCCAGCCGGACCAAGCAGGCCGCCCCGGATGGCGTTTCAGCATCTCCGCCGACCTGGCCGGAAGGAACTTCGCCACGGTTCGAATCGACGTCGTCGCCAGGACCGATGAGTTGACCAGTACTGAGATGCTGCCCCTGACCTCCCTGCTGTCCTTTGCCGGCTTCGAGGGCTTCGAGGTCGAAGCGGCCGATGTCGCCCAGCAGTTCGCCGAGAAGATCCACGCGATGACCCGACCATGGGATGACCGAGACAACACCAGGGTCAAAGACCTCGCCGACATGGTCGTCTTCATCAACAGTGAGCTCGACCCGGCAAGAGCGATGACTGCCACCCGACACGTCTTCGCGGTGCGGGACACCCACCCGCTCCCGGACGAGCTTCCCGATCCGCCCCTCTTCTGGAACGAGGACTATCCCGCCTTCGCTGACGAACTCGGACTTGCCGAAGCCAGCATCGACCAGGCGATGCTCACCCTCCGAGAGTTCTGGGCAAATGCACGGAATACGGAGAAGTAGTTCGAGTCTTCTGAAGCCACTGACCCACCCGAGTCCCTTGCGGCTGCGTGAGCAGTCCCTACGTTCCCGATCGGGGCTGATGCGGCCACCAGGGGTTCACCAACCTTCGAACGGTCGCGGCGACCGCAGCGCAAGGTTCGCATCCTCGACATCGAAGGAGGCGGGGTCGAAGTCCGAAGGAGCCCACCTCCGCAACTCCTCGTGCTCGGGATGGCGCGGATCGGCTAGCGCCGCCAACAGGTCGGCGTAGCCCGGAGGTCCGCCACAGTCCTCAGGGGGGCATGCCCGTCTCCCCGCCAGGCACACCGAGAGTGCGGCGCCGGGATCGACGCCGGCGATCTTCTCCACCAGAACGTCGTGTTCCCAGCCGTCTCCGAAGTCGTAGTTCCATCGCATCTTGTCACCGACCGAGGGTAGAACCTCGCTCAGCCGGTACTTGTTCTCGTCGAGGTTGTCGCTGTCCCAGTCGGGATCGGCACTGCCGTACCAGGTTCCTTCGACATCGAACACATGGAGATGGCCACCCAGCCAACCCATCACCGCCTCGAGGACTGGAGCCAGCTCGCCCAGGGTCATGTCTGACTTCACCAGGATGCGCCTCCACACCGGCGGTTTCACCGAGCGAAGGGTGATCTTCAGTTGATGAACGGTGTCGGCCACAGAACTCCTAGCGGCGTGTCAGCCTACCCCGCCGGTTGGCTCGACGGTAGTCAACTCGTTGCATCTCAATCACGCGATACCTTGGCTTGTTCGGCGGCCTCCTCGCCACGCACGCCGAATCAGCGAAGGTCCACGACCAATCTTTGAGGTACAACCTATGCGTGCGCTCATCGCCGCGGCGGTGACCGATCAGCCGGACGAAGAGTCCGACTCGACGTAGGGGTGAACTTGGACGTTCTCGTAGAACGGTGCGAACCACTCGTCGAAGACCAGGTTCATTACCCGGAGTTCCCGTCCGAACTCTGAGTCCTCGATGCCGTCCCACGCCATGTCGTACAGCATCAGGTAGTCCTCGTCCTTGAAGGTCAGCTACGGACATCACCGAAGTCCGTCTCCTCACCCCGGACCTTGAGGAGCGCCTCGGTCTCTTCGATGATGATGTGCAGCGCCAGTTCCTCGGCGACGCAGGCCAGCGTCCGCACCTCCATGCCGAGTCGGTCCCCG encodes:
- a CDS encoding helix-turn-helix domain-containing protein, translating into MSIVRDLRESAELTQAELAERAGTSQPTIAAYESDRKSPTLRTLKRLAQAAGREVAVSFVPPLTREERRSLALHRAIARKLREVPDEVLVRARRNLARMMERHPAARGLLEEWAVILERPIDEIVEILTDPRPHARELRHVTPFAGVLTAAERTRVYEEFARSEARR
- a CDS encoding nucleotidyl transferase AbiEii/AbiGii toxin family protein, encoding MTYESVAAFRQALEQRLLNQARDTDTDLNRLRRRVVFERILYRLTTSQPGMWVVKGGMAVELRIGDSARMTRDLDLNLRTDSEGATEAHQRLSAAVSTDPTGDGFLFEVSEPNPLQPDQAGRPGWRFSISADLAGRNFATVRIDVVARTDELTSTEMLPLTSLLSFAGFEGFEVEAADVAQQFAEKIHAMTRPWDDRDNTRVKDLADMVVFINSELDPARAMTATRHVFAVRDTHPLPDELPDPPLFWNEDYPAFADELGLAEASIDQAMLTLREFWANARNTEK
- a CDS encoding plasmid pRiA4b ORF-3 family protein, whose translation is MADTVHQLKITLRSVKPPVWRRILVKSDMTLGELAPVLEAVMGWLGGHLHVFDVEGTWYGSADPDWDSDNLDENKYRLSEVLPSVGDKMRWNYDFGDGWEHDVLVEKIAGVDPGAALSVCLAGRRACPPEDCGGPPGYADLLAALADPRHPEHEELRRWAPSDFDPASFDVEDANLALRSPRPFEGW